One segment of Cydia fagiglandana chromosome 12, ilCydFagi1.1, whole genome shotgun sequence DNA contains the following:
- the LOC134669402 gene encoding uncharacterized protein LOC134669402: MNLRRTIDSYLENRKVTVRYAGQEYNKGTNKGCVQGSIGGPILWNLLLDPLLRKLEQNGVFCQAFADDVVLIFDGDTALDIETQANATLEHVRTWGIDHKLKFAPHKTCAMVITRKLKFDAPRLSMGGVNIAMSNEIKILGLTIDHKLTFNQHVAGVCRKALNMYKKLARTARVSWGLHPEVIRTIYTAAVEPVVLYAASAWAPAAKKLGVIKQLNTVQRGFAQKICKAYRTVSLNSALLLAGMLPLDLRVQEAASLYEAKKGVPQSALLDREVERMSSAMEAPHPAEHSDLEVISLVDQQQVDSYSNYQVRIFTDGSKIGGKVGAALSIWKGETEIKAHKLALSEQCTVYQAELLALCKATREITASREKTFGIYSDSMAALQTIQNRKCFHPLAVEARDNLRTSSRQGKMVTLHWIKAHAGLEGNERADVLAKEAAVGSKRKPNYDRCPVSFVKRAIRTATIEEWNRRYVDSDTASGTKLFFPDAVNAYKMVRKIQPTGIRTQLMTGHGGFSEYLHRFKCKESPSCICDPAVRETVPHILLECPVHDQMRFDLEMKLNLNLKLANMKELITSANREEFLNYCEKICKQVAKRNESS, encoded by the coding sequence ATGAACTTGAGACGGACCATCGACAGCTATCTAGAAAATAGGAAAGTAACAGTGAGATACGCTGGACAAGAATATAACAAAGGCACAAACAAGGGGTGTGTCCAGGGATCCATAGGGGGACCCATTCTGTGGAATCTCCTCCTGGACCCTCTGCTGAGAAAACTGGAGCAGAACGGAGTCTTCTGCCAGGCGTTCGCGGATGATGTGGTGTTGATTTTCGATGGCGACACGGCCCTAGACATAGAAACGCAGGCAAATGCGACCCTCGAACATGTTCGGACGTGGGGCATCGACCACAAACTGAAATTTGCTCCACACAAAACATGCGCAATGGTAATTACTAGAAAACTAAAATTCGATGCACCACGCCTGAGCATGGGCGGGGTgaacatagccatgtcaaacgaaataaaaatactgGGCCTCACCATCGACCACAAGCTAACATTCAACCAGCATGTGGCGGGCGTCTGTAGGAAGGctcttaatatgtataaaaagtTGGCCCGGACGGCCCGTGTAAGCTGGGGGTTGCACCCGGAGGTCATCCGCACTATTTACACGGCGGCAGTGGAGCCGGTCGTTCTATATGCCGCAAGCGCGTGGGCACCCGCCGCCAAAAAACTGGGAGTGATAAAACAGCTTAACACCGTACAAAGAGGTTTTGCCCAAAAGATATGCAAGGCATATAGAACAGTCTCATTAAACTCAGCACTGCTGCTCGCTGGGATGCTCCCATTAGACCTCAGAGTTCAAGAGGCGGCTTCTTTGTACGAGGCAAAGAAAGGAGTGCCCCAGTCGGCACTGCTAGATCGGGAGGTAGAACGGATGTCTTCGGCCATGGAAGCACCCCACCCGGCTGAGCACAGCGACCTGGAAGTCATAAGTCTGGTAGACCAACAACAAGTAGACAGCTACAGTAATTACCAAGTTCGCATCTTTACGGATGGGAGCAAGATTGGGGGCAAGGTTGGGGCCGCGTTATCCATATGGAAAGGCGAAACTGAGATCAAAGCCCACAAACTTGCTCTCTCCGAACAATGCACAGTCTACCAGGCTGAGCTCTTGGCGCTGTGCAAAGCTACGAGAGAGATCACAGCGAGCAGGGAAAAGACATTTGGAATTTACAGTGACTCAATGGCGGCCCTCCAAACAATCCAAAATCGAAAATGTTTCCACCCTCTAGCAGTAGAAGCCAGGGATAACCTTCGAACCTCATCCCGGCAGGGCAAAATGGTAACCTTGCACTGGATAAAGGCTCACGCCGGACTGGAAGGGAACGAGAGGGCGGATGTGTTGGCAAAGGAGGCCGCCGTTGGGTCAAAGCGAAAACCAAATTACGACAGGTGTCCGGTTTCATTCGTAAAGCGAGCCATTCGAACGGCAACGATTGAGGAATGGAACCGGAGATATGTCGATAGCGACACCGCCTCtggaacaaaattatttttcccGGACGCAGTAAATGCCTACAAAATGGTACGGAAAATACAGCCAACAGGTATAAGAACCCAACTGATGACGGGCCACGGCGGGTTCTCGGAATACCTACATCGATTTAAATGTAAAGAGAGCCCGTCGTGCATATGTGACCCCGCAGTCAGGGAGACGGTGCCGCATATCTTGCTGGAGTGTCCTGTCCATGACCAAATGCGGTTTGACCTGGAAatgaaattaaacttaaacttaaaactagcaAATATGAAAGAGTTAATAACATCAGCTAACAGAGAGGAATTCTTAAACTATTGTGAAAAAATTTGTAAACAAGTAGCAAAACGAAACGAGAGCtcataa